TTTTCCAAAACCTATACCTACATCAAGGATGATCTGCTCACGGCTGAGTCCCATCGCTTCACATTTAGCAATACGATCTTCAAAGAAGGTGCTCACTTCAGCAGTAACATCTTCATAGTGCGGATCTTTCTGCATACTTACGGGCGTACCCTGCATATGCATTATACAAAGCTTGGCATTGTATTGGAGCGCAAGTTCAATAATCTTTTCATCAGCTGCACCGGTAATATCATTGATAAGGCCAAATCCACTTCGCAGTGAATATTCTACAACACTTGGTGTATAGCTATCTATACTAAAAAGCGCTTTTTCATAAAGCTTTTGATCATGTATCGCATCACATATCGGTTTGATGCGTTCGAGCTCTTCCTCTCCACTTACTTCCTTTGCGCCTGGTCTGGAAGAGACTGCACCTATATCGATGATGCTTGCACCGTCCGCTATCATCTTTTCACACTGGGTTACTGCATCCCCGGCAACAAATCTGCTTCCCTCGAAAAAACTGTCATCATTGGCATTAATGATCCCCATAATGCGTGTCGGAAAACTGTTGGAGGAAAGAAACTTTTTTAATTCACCTGCCAATGCCTTGAGTCCAAAAGGCTGTGCGAGTTCTTTGCGCGAGAGTATCTCGATATGCTTTTTTGTTCCAATCAAAATACAGTCATAGGTTGGTTTGTCACAAAGTATCACGCCCCCCGGAACTGCCAACTCAGCTCCGATACTCAATGCATCCTGCTTTAATATATTTGCGGCAGGGGCCTTGAGATCCTTGATATAGAAGTACATCAACTCCATCTTCTTAGCCATGATAGAGATACCCCCGCTCTCTACGCCGAGCTTATTCAGGGCAGCTTCTTTATCTGTAATTTCACCTAGTTTATAGATATTCATACTACCTAACCTCCATAAATCACACGAAGTGTGCTTTATCATGGCGAACGACCTTGCAAGCAAAGCGATTCGAGAGCCATGACGATTTTTTGCTTCGTTTTTTTTAAAAAAATGAAGAGAATAACAACACCACGTACTTAAGTACATGGCATTTCAAAAAAATATAAAACTATTTTACCGCTTTTTCTTTGCCAGTAGCTTCAAAAGTAGTGTATTGAGCACAAAGGTCGGGGGTGAACCCATATCTAGCGCCATAAAGGCATTGGAAAAGAGGTTTAGCGTTTTTTCATCAAGGTTGAACTTTCCTGAATGCATCGCTTCTTTGGAGATCTCCTCTACGATCCTTTTCATCTCTGCAGCGGCTGTACGCTTATGCTCCTGTACAAATGTATAGACAGTTTCTAAAGAAAGCTGGGAGATATCCAGTCCCAACTCCTCATTTGCAGCTGCATCACTGAGTACCTGTATCGGAAGTCGTGAACGTATCGTAGCAAGTATGGTAGCTTTGCTTGGTGTGATTAAAATGAACTCTTTATTAGGTGGAGGCTCTTCAATGACTTTGAGTAGTTTATTTTGTACTATGGGACTAAAAATACGTGCAGCAAGGATGATCACAGTAGTCTCTTCACTTGCAAGATAGGCTTTTTCTATAGCCAGTGCAGCATCTTCGACCAAGAAATTATCTTCTTTTACGATCTTGATGATACGTTCGTTACTTTGCAGTGCTTCAAGTGCTTTAATCGTCTCTTCAATCTGTGAACTGATCACTACTTGGCTAGTAAGTTCTAGTCTGCTCATAACTCTAAGTCTAAATCGCCAAATAGTGCTGCAGATAATGTCTCATCAAAAAGTCTATAAAGCTGCAGAAGTTTAATATCTAAAAGCGGATCGGAACTACGAAGATGAAAACTGTTTTGAGCTTCTTCATCCATCAACCACAAAAAATTGTCATCATTTCTAAATGCAATCTTGGTAGCAGCATGATCACCTTTTCCAATATACCAGATATAATAGCCGTTTGGATAAGAGATATCCAACATATCTTCAAGCAGTTGAATATCTTCTTTTGACTTCACCGTATGCAGATTAGGGAAACATCCGCCTAATGTATAAAAGGGTAGAAGAGGACGGTGTTTTTCAAGATCATTGACCTTTTGAAGTATATACTTACCGAACCATTGGCGTGACTCATCTGTCATCACCAATACCGTTTTACCCTCTAATATTTGAGAGACAGCACTGTTGACAAGAGGTGCCCATGCAAAACGGTGCTCTTCCATCCACGAGAAAGCACTTTCTTTCTCACGAATTGTGTCCAGTGTCCACTTTAAGAGCTGCTGCACGGGATTACTTATCTAACTCGTAAGCTTCATGAAGTGCACGGATCGCAAGCTCACCGTACTTTTCATCAATAACCATAGAGATCTTGATCTCAGATGTTGAGATCATCTGGATATTGATATTGTTCTGTGCCAATGTCGAAAATGCTTTAGCCGCAACACCAGAGTGAGACTTCATTCCTACACCTACTACAGACACTTTACATATCTTCTCATCAAAGTCCATCCCTTTGATATCATGATCAAATTTTTCGATCACTGACTTTGCATTCTCAAGTTCACTTTGCGGCACAGTAAATCCAAGGTTTGTCTCACCATCAGCTGTAGCCATGTTTTGAATGATCATATCAACGTTAATGTTGTTATTTGCAAGCATTGTAAAAATCTCTGCTGCAATTCCAGGCTTATCTGACACTCCCCTAAGTGTAACTCTAGCCTGATTTCTATCCAATACAACACCGCTTACCAAAACTGCTTCCATATTTTCACTCTCCTCTGTTATCAATGTACCTTCATTGTCACTAAAACTGCTTTTTGCATAAAGTTTGACATGTAATTTTTTTGCCAATTCAACCGAACGGTTCTGTAGAACCTTCGCACCGAGACTTGACATCTCAAGCATCTCATCATAAGAGATCGTATCAAGCTTTTTAGCTCTTGGTTCTATACGCGGATCTGTAGTATAGATACCATCCACATCCGAATAGATCTCACACTGGTCCGCACCGATCGCTCCGGCAATCGCTACTGCTGAAAGATCTGATCCTCCACGCCCGAGTGTTGATACATTACCTTCTTTCGTGATCCCTTGGAACCCTGCAACGATCACGATCTTTCCTTCAGCAATCGCATCTTTCATCGGCTTAGGGTCGATCTCTTCAATACGTGCGTAGGTGTGGACATCATCAGTCACGATCCCAGCCTGCCTTCCCGTCATTGCAACAGAATCATAACCTTTAGACTGAAGAGCTATCGAAAGAAGTGCCGCAGTCACTCTCTCTCCTGAACTTAACAGCATATCCATCTCTTTTTTAGCAGGATTGCTGCTGAAGTGTTCTGCATATCCTACAAGCTTGTTGGTCTCACCGCTCATTGCCGAGACAACTACTACAAGATCATGTCCTTCTTCACGTGCCTTAATTACACGGGACGCAACATTTTCAATACGGTCCAAACCGCCTACACTAGTTCCACCATACTTATGGACGATTAACATCTTTTACCTTTTTTCAAATTTTAAATTAAACCTTCATCTTTAAAGTAGTCGATCACTTTGCGATAGACTTTACGTTTAAAATAGGTCACTTTCTTAAATACATCTTCATACGCAACAAAGTCATACTCTTCAAACTCCGGGATATCATATGCATTCAGATCGATTGTTGCACCTTCTTTCAGACGCACCAAAAAATATTTCTGGGTCTGTCCGTCATATGGGTAGATTTTACTGCTTCTCGCTGAACCCGGGAAGTCATAGGTAATCCACTCGGGAAACTCTCCCAATACCTCAACTTCTGCACACCCTATCTCTTCAAGTAACTCCCTATGTAAGGCTTCATACGGTGTCTCTCCGTCATCGATACCTCCCTGGGGAAATTGCCAAACATTTTTGACATCACTTCGATGTGCGATAAAAAATTCGCACTTATCTGGATAATTTGAGGAGAGTATGACTGCTGCAACATTTGGGCGATAACGCTTTTTTGTTTGCATCTTCTCTTCCACAACTTAACTAAAGTAATTTTTTCTGATAAAATTTTATCTAAAATAGAGTTATATTCAGTTTTGAAAAGACTCCAAAAGGTGTAAATTTGCTTGCTTATCTTCATATCCCCTACTGTGACTCCAAATGTCACTACTGTAGTTTCAACTCCTACGTGGATAAATTTGATACGCGTAAAGCATATATGCAAGCCCTTAAAAGACAACTGGAATTTGAACTCGAACGCTTTGAAGTAAAAAAAGGTTCAATCGAAACACTCTTCATAGGTGGCGGTACGCCTTCTACCGTTGCACCTAAACTCTATGAACCGATCTTTGCATTGTTGAAGCCTTATTTGCAACAAGATGCTGAGATCACTACTGAAGCCAATCCCAATTCCGCTACAACTTCATGGATAGAAGGGATGAAAGCACTGGGAGTCAACCGCATCAGCTTTGGCGTACAAAGCTTCGATGAAAAAAAACTTGAGGCATTGGGCCGTGCGCATAACCCAATACAGGCAAAAGAGGCTATCATCCGGGCACATGATGCGGGGATCGAGCATATCTCACTTGATCTGATCTACAATTACCGAAACGATACGAAAACATTGCTTCACTCAGATATAGATCAAGCCTTCGAACTACCTATCGATCATATCTCAGCTTATGAACTTACGATCGAAGACGGCACCAAGTTCACACAAACACCTGAGGTCAGACAAGAGAATGAATTACTGGCTTTTTATGTTGCCGATGAGATCAGAAAACGAGGTTTTGAGCATTATGAGATCTCAAACTTTGGACATTATCAAAGCAAACATAACAAAGGTTACTGGGAACTCAAAGACTATATCGGTGCAGGGGCAGGGGCAGTAGGTTTTCTCAAAGAACGCCGCTTTTATCCGCAAAATGATATTCAAGCCTATATCAGCGACCCTTTAAAGATCATTGAAGAAGCACTAAATTCTGATGATCTGCTCACTGAAAGGCTTTTCCTGGGGTTGCGAAGCAACATCGGTATAGAGAGCAACATATTGAATGAATCGATGAAAACAAAAGCAAATACCCTTGTAGAGGAAAATAAGTTACGCAAAGAAGGGTCGCGTTACTTCAATGAAAATTACTTTTTGAGTGATGAATTGGCACTCTATATTTTAGGATAATTGGTTAAAATACAGCAATTAAATAAGAAGGCATTTTATGTTTGGAATCGGATTTACTGAGTTAGTCCTTATCGCTATCGTTGCTATCCTCTTTTTGGGGCCAGACAAGCTACCTCAAGCGATGGTGGAAATAGCAAAATTTATCAAAAGTGTAAAACAGACTGTAGGTGAAGCAAAAAGTTCACTCGAAGAAGAGATCAAGATCGCTGATCTCAAAGAAGAAGCGATGAATTACAAAAAGCAGCTTACGGATGTTTCAGATGAACTCAAAGGTTTTAAAAACCTGAATCTGGATGATCTTGACAGTGATTTTAGTGCCGGTAAAGACTCATCAGATATGACAGCTGCACAAAAACATAGGCAACAAGTTGAAGAACAAGCAAAGAACGCTGCTTCAAAGAGTGATGAAACAATCGCTACACAGGTAGAACCAAAACAAGAACATAGCCAGATCAAAACAAAACCAAAGAAAAAACCGGACCCTTATGCACAGGCAGATAGAACACCTAAAGGTTCTGAAGTTGAAGAGAAAGACAATAAAAGCGAGGATGCTTAATGTTTGAAGATCTTCGTCCTCATTTAGTTGAACTCCGAAAACGCCTCGGGCTTTCTGTTATCTCGGTTTTTATTATGTTTGCGATCGCATTTACTTTCCACCAGTACATTCTTGCCTGGGTGACGCAGCCGCTCAACGATGCACTTACGCAAGTAGGTCTGATCATTGAAAATAAAGGTACGGCACACTGGAAGATACAACAAGATGAAAATACTACTGAAATAACTGTAAAAAAACCGGAATATCAGTCAAACAGTGCCCAGTCTTATGCATATGAAGCCTCTCAATCAGCACAGAAGCTTCACGATAATCTAAGCCAGGCTTCTGATGTTGCAGTCAAGCAAAGCAACCCTGAACTTGCTTCACTCCTTAAAGAGGCAGCTACTTCAGCTAAAACAACAGCTGAAGCAACATCCAAACTCATCACCCTTTTGGATGATGTTAACCACTCAGTAGAAAATGCTTCCAAGAAGACTTTTGAAGGTATGGTAACAACACACCAGATCGGAGGGGTTTTCTTTGTAGCACTTAAGGTCTCTTTCTTTGCCGCACTGCTTGGTGCGCTGCCGTTTATACTTTATCAGCTTTGGCTCTTTGTCTCTCCAGGACTCTATGCCAATGAGAAGAAGATGATCATTCCGTTTGTCGTAGGCGGGTCGATCATGTTCTTTATCGGTGTGCTCTTTGCCTACTACGTAGTTACTCCGTTTGGATTCCAATTCCTGATCACCTTTGGTTCATTCCTTTATACACCACTGATCAATATTGAGGATTATGTTGGATTCTTTGCCAAAATTATGATGGGATTCGGTATTGCATTTGAGCTGCCTGTATTTGCCTACTTCCTGGCATTGCTGGGTCTTGTAACAGACAAATCACTCAAAGACTTTTTCAAATACGCAATCCTTATCATCTTTGTACTCGCAGCCCTTCTTACCCCGCCGGATGTACTCACACAACTTCTGATGGCATTCCCGCTTATCCTTCTTTATGGTATCTCTATTCTTATCGTACGTATGGTCAACCCGTATAAAGAGGATGAAGATGAGGAAGAAGTGATAGAAGCTAAGGATAGTTAAACCTTGGCAACGTCAGCTGAACTCATTACCGAAAATTATGACTATGAACTCCCAACGGAGCTCATAGCCTCTACGCCAGTCTATCCAAGAGATAGTGCCAAGCTTCTAGTCTATGACCGTAAAAGCGACACTATCACCCATACCACATTTGCACATCTTTTAGAGTACGTACCAAACGAGTGCGATGTGTTTTTGAATGATACCCGTGTAATCAAAGCACGTATTTTTGGGCATAAGGAGAAGATAGGTGGACAGGGTGGAGGTAAAGTAGAACTCCTCTTCAACAAATCACTCGATGCTTACCGGTCTTTAGTATTGATCCGCGGAAAAATAACGATAGGGATGAAACTGTACTTTGAAGAAGGATTGGTTGCAACGGTTGAGGAGCTCCACGACGATGGAAGCCGTACGGTCACGTTTACACAAGATCAGTCCCCTCTTCGTTTTGAAGAGCTTGTCATGCTTCTTGATAAAATCGGACACCTGCCTCTACCACCTTACATGCAACGTGAAGACAACAAAGATGATGAGAGAGATTATCAGACCCTCTTTGCACAGCATGCCGGTGCAGTTGCAGCCCCTACGGCATCTCTACACTTTACCCCTGAACTCTTTGAAAAGATGCGAATTAGGCATAAAACACATAAAATCACACTGCATGTAGGTGCAGGCACATTTAAACCTGTTGAGAGTGATAATATCCTCGATCATCCAATGCACTCAGAGTTCTTTTATATCAGTGATGAAGCAGCCAAAGTACTAGATAGCGATAGACCTATTCTGGCAATAGGTACCACAGTAACACGTACGGTGGAGTATTATGTACGCACCGGTAAAAAAGAAGGAGAATGTGATCTTTTCCTAAACCCCCACAACCCACCGCAACGTGTTACACATCTGCTTACAAACTTCCATTTACCTAAAAGTACACTCATTATGCTTGTTTCATCTTTTATTGGAAGAGAAAAAACGTTACAATTGTATAAAGAGGCAGTAGAGAAGAAATATAGATTTTTCTCATATGGGGATGCAATGTTAATTTTATAGAGGTGTAAAATGAAACAGTTTTCAACACTACTTTTTACAATGCTCTTGTTGGCTGGATGTGCGCAGAAAAAACCCTACACATACCCCAACTACGATATCATCAAACCTGAAGTCACTTGTAAACCAAATCGTTACAATATCCAGACCCTGTTAGGATTCTATCTTGATAAACCGTATGTATGGGCTGAAGAAGGACCTGATGCATTTGATTGTTCAGGTCTTACCTACAATATCTATGGTCAAATGGGAGTTGAAATCCCGCGTGTCGCAAGAGAACAGGCAAAAGTAGGGAAAACCATACCGTTCAAAGATCTGCAAGAAGGCGACCTTATCTTCTTTGGTTCAACCAATAAACGAAGTAAATACATTTCACATGTAGGTATCTATCTGGGGGATGGCTGGTTTGCACATGCAAGCAGTAAAGATCGTAAAGTCACTGTTACACAATTTAGTGAAGAACCGAGGTACCTAAAGCGTATGAAGTTATGTAAACGTTATCTTAGTGAAGATGAGACAAAACTCTATATGACCTGTGATGCACCGCTTGAAAAAATGCAAGTGACAAGTACACGCTACACCACACCATGGAAAACAGGGATGAAACTTCCTAAAAAAGCCGTTCCCCATTAAGTATTAAAATGGCAAAAGTTTCACCCAATATTCCTTGCCCGTGCGGAAGTCAGAAAAAATATAAAAAGTGTTGTGCAATCTATCATAAAGGAGCACTTGCGCAAGATGCTTTGAGTTTGATGAAATCACGCTATAGTGCTTTTGCCACAGGTGATGCTGACTATATCATCAAAACTACTCATCCGGAAAATCCTGACTATACTTTAGATCGTAAATCATGGAAAAATGATATTGACCTTTTTAGTAAACATACAGAGTTCCTGGGATTAAAAATCATAGAGTTTGTCGATGGAGAAGAAGAGGCCTATGTTGCTTTTGAAGCTTCTCTCTCCAGCGGACCACTGATAGAGAAAAGCCGTTTTCTAAAGCGTGAAGGAAGATGGTTATACGTGGATGGACTGATCTCCTGATCACTCCATCATGTCTTTTGTAAAGAGATATGCTTCAATTGCACGTTTTACTTTTGAAAGCTCTTTGGCATACTTTTCAACATAACCTGGAAGCAGATCCTGTTTGTTGAAAAGAATATACTTGTAAACCTCATTGACAAGATCATGAAGACCTGCTGCACCAATTGTACCTGAAAGACCGCGCATATCAACACAGAGCATTTTAATCTGTTCATAACGTTTCTCATGCACCAGCTTCTCAAATGTTTTATCACTCTCCCCATACGCTTCGACGAATTCTCTGATAAGTTCTATATAAAGCGCTTCATTACTATTTGTATGTGTGATACCTTTTTCTATATTCAATCCCTCAAAGACTGCTTCTCTTTCTTTTTTCTCTTCGTCTTTAGCCTCTTCTATCGCCTTGTTAGAAATAAACATAGACATTGCCTGATAGAGTTTACCTACATTCAGTGGTTTAGCTAAAAATGCATTGACCCCGCAGCTAAACATTTTCTGCTTTTCACTCTCCAGGATCAATGCTGTGAAGGCTACGATCGGAACGGCATCAAATTTTCTCTCTGCACGTATCACCTGTGTAGCACTAAATCCATCCATCACAGGCATATTGATATCCATCAAGATAAAATCAAATTTCACTTTTCCTGACTTAACTATCTCGACAGCCTGCTGACCGTCACATGCAAGTGAAATTTTGATGCCAGAATTAGAGAATAGATTTGTAAGAACCTTCTGGTTGATAAGGTTGTCATCTACAATCAAAACTTGTTTACCCGCAAACTCAGCAAAGCTCTCCTGGGTAATCCCTTTAGCTTCTAC
This Sulfurovum zhangzhouensis DNA region includes the following protein-coding sequences:
- the folP gene encoding dihydropteroate synthase, which translates into the protein MNIYKLGEITDKEAALNKLGVESGGISIMAKKMELMYFYIKDLKAPAANILKQDALSIGAELAVPGGVILCDKPTYDCILIGTKKHIEILSRKELAQPFGLKALAGELKKFLSSNSFPTRIMGIINANDDSFFEGSRFVAGDAVTQCEKMIADGASIIDIGAVSSRPGAKEVSGEEELERIKPICDAIHDQKLYEKALFSIDSYTPSVVEYSLRSGFGLINDITGAADEKIIELALQYNAKLCIMHMQGTPVSMQKDPHYEDVTAEVSTFFEDRIAKCEAMGLSREQIILDVGIGFGKSLEHNLALLKNMNHFTHFGCEVLIGASRKSMISKIIPTPTEERLPGTLILHLKAVENGASIVRCHDVAEHKQALAVQEALRS
- a CDS encoding DNA polymerase III subunit delta', encoding MSRLELTSQVVISSQIEETIKALEALQSNERIIKIVKEDNFLVEDAALAIEKAYLASEETTVIILAARIFSPIVQNKLLKVIEEPPPNKEFILITPSKATILATIRSRLPIQVLSDAAANEELGLDISQLSLETVYTFVQEHKRTAAAEMKRIVEEISKEAMHSGKFNLDEKTLNLFSNAFMALDMGSPPTFVLNTLLLKLLAKKKR
- a CDS encoding HobA family DNA replication regulator — its product is MQQLLKWTLDTIREKESAFSWMEEHRFAWAPLVNSAVSQILEGKTVLVMTDESRQWFGKYILQKVNDLEKHRPLLPFYTLGGCFPNLHTVKSKEDIQLLEDMLDISYPNGYYIWYIGKGDHAATKIAFRNDDNFLWLMDEEAQNSFHLRSSDPLLDIKLLQLYRLFDETLSAALFGDLDLEL
- a CDS encoding aspartate kinase, translating into MLIVHKYGGTSVGGLDRIENVASRVIKAREEGHDLVVVVSAMSGETNKLVGYAEHFSSNPAKKEMDMLLSSGERVTAALLSIALQSKGYDSVAMTGRQAGIVTDDVHTYARIEEIDPKPMKDAIAEGKIVIVAGFQGITKEGNVSTLGRGGSDLSAVAIAGAIGADQCEIYSDVDGIYTTDPRIEPRAKKLDTISYDEMLEMSSLGAKVLQNRSVELAKKLHVKLYAKSSFSDNEGTLITEESENMEAVLVSGVVLDRNQARVTLRGVSDKPGIAAEIFTMLANNNINVDMIIQNMATADGETNLGFTVPQSELENAKSVIEKFDHDIKGMDFDEKICKVSVVGVGMKSHSGVAAKAFSTLAQNNINIQMISTSEIKISMVIDEKYGELAIRALHEAYELDK
- a CDS encoding RNA pyrophosphohydrolase; this encodes MQTKKRYRPNVAAVILSSNYPDKCEFFIAHRSDVKNVWQFPQGGIDDGETPYEALHRELLEEIGCAEVEVLGEFPEWITYDFPGSARSSKIYPYDGQTQKYFLVRLKEGATIDLNAYDIPEFEEYDFVAYEDVFKKVTYFKRKVYRKVIDYFKDEGLI
- the hemW gene encoding radical SAM family heme chaperone HemW, which gives rise to MLAYLHIPYCDSKCHYCSFNSYVDKFDTRKAYMQALKRQLEFELERFEVKKGSIETLFIGGGTPSTVAPKLYEPIFALLKPYLQQDAEITTEANPNSATTSWIEGMKALGVNRISFGVQSFDEKKLEALGRAHNPIQAKEAIIRAHDAGIEHISLDLIYNYRNDTKTLLHSDIDQAFELPIDHISAYELTIEDGTKFTQTPEVRQENELLAFYVADEIRKRGFEHYEISNFGHYQSKHNKGYWELKDYIGAGAGAVGFLKERRFYPQNDIQAYISDPLKIIEEALNSDDLLTERLFLGLRSNIGIESNILNESMKTKANTLVEENKLRKEGSRYFNENYFLSDELALYILG
- the tatB gene encoding Sec-independent protein translocase protein TatB; this translates as MFGIGFTELVLIAIVAILFLGPDKLPQAMVEIAKFIKSVKQTVGEAKSSLEEEIKIADLKEEAMNYKKQLTDVSDELKGFKNLNLDDLDSDFSAGKDSSDMTAAQKHRQQVEEQAKNAASKSDETIATQVEPKQEHSQIKTKPKKKPDPYAQADRTPKGSEVEEKDNKSEDA
- the tatC gene encoding twin-arginine translocase subunit TatC, which codes for MFEDLRPHLVELRKRLGLSVISVFIMFAIAFTFHQYILAWVTQPLNDALTQVGLIIENKGTAHWKIQQDENTTEITVKKPEYQSNSAQSYAYEASQSAQKLHDNLSQASDVAVKQSNPELASLLKEAATSAKTTAEATSKLITLLDDVNHSVENASKKTFEGMVTTHQIGGVFFVALKVSFFAALLGALPFILYQLWLFVSPGLYANEKKMIIPFVVGGSIMFFIGVLFAYYVVTPFGFQFLITFGSFLYTPLINIEDYVGFFAKIMMGFGIAFELPVFAYFLALLGLVTDKSLKDFFKYAILIIFVLAALLTPPDVLTQLLMAFPLILLYGISILIVRMVNPYKEDEDEEEVIEAKDS
- the queA gene encoding tRNA preQ1(34) S-adenosylmethionine ribosyltransferase-isomerase QueA; translation: MATSAELITENYDYELPTELIASTPVYPRDSAKLLVYDRKSDTITHTTFAHLLEYVPNECDVFLNDTRVIKARIFGHKEKIGGQGGGKVELLFNKSLDAYRSLVLIRGKITIGMKLYFEEGLVATVEELHDDGSRTVTFTQDQSPLRFEELVMLLDKIGHLPLPPYMQREDNKDDERDYQTLFAQHAGAVAAPTASLHFTPELFEKMRIRHKTHKITLHVGAGTFKPVESDNILDHPMHSEFFYISDEAAKVLDSDRPILAIGTTVTRTVEYYVRTGKKEGECDLFLNPHNPPQRVTHLLTNFHLPKSTLIMLVSSFIGREKTLQLYKEAVEKKYRFFSYGDAMLIL
- a CDS encoding C40 family peptidase; its protein translation is MKQFSTLLFTMLLLAGCAQKKPYTYPNYDIIKPEVTCKPNRYNIQTLLGFYLDKPYVWAEEGPDAFDCSGLTYNIYGQMGVEIPRVAREQAKVGKTIPFKDLQEGDLIFFGSTNKRSKYISHVGIYLGDGWFAHASSKDRKVTVTQFSEEPRYLKRMKLCKRYLSEDETKLYMTCDAPLEKMQVTSTRYTTPWKTGMKLPKKAVPH
- a CDS encoding YchJ family protein; protein product: MAKVSPNIPCPCGSQKKYKKCCAIYHKGALAQDALSLMKSRYSAFATGDADYIIKTTHPENPDYTLDRKSWKNDIDLFSKHTEFLGLKIIEFVDGEEEAYVAFEASLSSGPLIEKSRFLKREGRWLYVDGLIS